From a single Silene latifolia isolate original U9 population chromosome 6, ASM4854445v1, whole genome shotgun sequence genomic region:
- the LOC141587819 gene encoding F-box/kelch-repeat protein At3g23880-like, whose protein sequence is MKRRRRKPQNSSSRNNHLTQISEFKYLPSEIWTQILEKLPAKTLLKFRCVCKSWCSFIDNPDFIQTHLQFSQIPNSGNNRTSLLILGPLEYRDNGWSGCLLTVLHAKTLRETGIIFGKSGLYVYRIVGSCNGLILVSRTDGSPFRKELRLWNPCICKSLVIPACPFSSSSDCYYVFGYAPVSKHYKVIAIPKNSALEKPGKISWAVYILGDQQWAVRNDMLNISFPNTFGLFRPFFCLPANVFMKGVAYWLGNIDEDRNGLTHLGSFDFDKEEIAFLELPSSWNEGVSFMFLFLLQESLAIFRISEVASSIWVLEQDNEKETWTQRFSGKPSPDGYQLFRYMIGEKVFFCESDGGYLICENKSYNIASCEVREFKESKAYLQPQLYSESLVLSRGYGARDLRFFP, encoded by the coding sequence atgaagaggaggaggaggaagccCCAAAATTCATCGAGCAGAAACAATCATTTGACCCAGATTTCTGAATTCAAGTACTTGCCTTCCGAAATTTGGACTCAGATCTTGGAAAAATTGCCGGCGAAAACCCTATTAAAATTCAGGTGCGTATGTAAATCTTGGTGCTCTTTTATTGATAACCCTGATTTTATTCAAACTCATCTTCAGTTTTCCCAAATCCCCAATTCTGGAAATAATAGGACATCATTATTAATCCTTGGGCCGTTGGAATACCGTGATAATGGGTGGTCTGGGTGTTTGTTGACAGTTCTTCATGCTAAAACGCTTCGAGAAACCGGTATCATATTCGGGAAATCTGGTTTGTACGTGTACCGTATTGTCGGTAGTTGTAATGGGTTGATCCTTGTTAGTAGAACTGATGGTTCTCCTTTCCGGAAAGAATTGAGATTGTGGAACCCTTGTATTTGTAAATCATTGGTAATTCCAGCTTGCCCATTTTCCTCGTCATCGGATTGTTATTATGTGTTTGGATACGCTCCTGTTAGTAAGCATTATAAAGTTATTGCGATTCCTAAAAATAGTGCACTTGAAAAGCCAGGGAAGATATCTTGGGCTGTTTATATACTCGGTGATCAACAATGGGCTGTTAGAAATGATATGTTGAATATCAGTTTCCCAAATACTTTTGGGCTGTTTCGGCCATTTTTTTGTTTACCAGCTAATGTTTTCATGAAAGGAGTGGCATATTGGCTTGGGAATATTGATGAAGATAGGAATGGATTAACTCATCTTGGTTCCTTTGACtttgataaggaagaaattgccTTTCTGGAACTGCCATCTAGTTGGAATGAAGGAGTCTCATTTATGTTTCTATTTCTTCTTCAAGAATCACTAGCGATTTTCAGAATTTCCGAGGTTGCTTCCAGCATATGGGTGTTAGAACAGGACAATGAAAAGGAGACATGGACTCAAAGGTTCTCAGGGAAACCAAGTCCGGATGGTTATCAACTGTTCAGGTATATGATTGGTGAAAAGGTTTTCTTTTGTGAGAGTGATGGTGGCTATCTTATTTGTGAGAATAAGTCGTATAATATAGCTAGTTGTGAAGTCCGAGAGTTCAAAGAATCTAAAGCCTATTTACAACCGCAATTGTATTCAGAGAGCTTAGTGTTGTCCAGAGGATACGGGGCACGTGATTTGAGGTTTTTCCCATGA
- the LOC141587820 gene encoding putative F-box protein At4g09190: MKKAKSSSPISKHMIHVPEFKYIPPEIWTRILANLPVKTLLTFRCVCKSWRSTIDHPDFISMHLKHSCINSGNPKLLLALEGLGCYGEYGGYSLTVRQANTLQKTARIFKMEDLFKFYILGSCNGLLLVRQSGFRFYSEELRVSNPCIRKSLRVPKCPLPLSLMDDVVYVFGYAPVCQDYKVIDIASDHKAQKNIYVAVYTLGNQQWIVRNNGQSFDNSEFRSMSYEISEYKVISISVFFQGAIYWIGNAPSEGINREEEPTHLVSFDFDSEKFTYLELPKPVLKRRSLKFVFILRESVAIFSISNVSISIWVVENGAWAQRFKGESSWDGYDVFFDCKLAKCKIFYCESDGGCFICGKYTYNIASRQVEEVGKSMSKYLYLETYLDSLVCSKEYGQWLNSLVGGGVWMFS; the protein is encoded by the coding sequence ATGAAGAAGGCGAAATCATCATCACCAATCAGTAAACATATGATCCATGTACCCGAATTCAAGTACATCCCACCCGAAATCTGGACTCGCATTCTCGCTAATTTACCGGTGAAAACTCTTTTAACATTCAGGTGCGTATGTAAATCTTGGCGCTCCACCATTGATCATCCTGATTTTATTTCCATGCATCTTAAACATTCCTGCATTAATTCCGGCAATCCTAAATTATTATTAGCtctagaggggttgggatgctaTGGTGAATATGGAGGATATTCGTTGACAGTTCGTCAGGCAAACACCCTTCAAAAAACCGCTCGCATTTTCAAGATGGAGGATTTATTCAAGTTCTATATTTTAGGGAGTTGTAATGGATTGCTTTTAGTGCGACAATCTGGTTTTCGTTTTTACTCGGAGGAATTGAGAGTGTCGAATCCTTGTATTCGCAAATCATTACGAGTTCCCAAGTGCCCGCTGCCCTTGTCCTTGATGGACGATGTTGTATATGTGTTCGGGTATGCCCCTGTTTGCCAGGACTATAAAGTAATTGATATTGCATCTGATCATAAAGCTCAAAAGAATATTTATGTTGCGGTTTATACACTCGGAAATCAACAATGGATTGTCAGAAATAATGGCCAAAGTTTTGACAATTCGGAGTTTAGGTCTATGTCTTATGAAATATCCGAGTATAAAGTAATATCAATTTCTGTATTTTTTCAAGGGGCAATATACTGGATTGGAAATGCCCCATCTGAGGGTATTAACCGTGAGGAGGAACCGACTCATCTCGTTTCCTTTGACTTTGATTCTGAAAAATTCACCTATTTGGAACTGCCAAAACCTGTGTTAAAAAGACGATCATTGAAGTTTGTGTTTATTCTTAGGGAGTCGGTGGCAATTTTCAGTATTTCAAATGTCAGTATCAGCATATGGGTGGTGGAAAATGGGGCATGGGCTCAGAGGTTTAAGGGAGAATCGAGTTGGGATGGATATGATGTATTCTTCGACTGCAAGCTTGCAAAGTGTAAGATATTCTATTGCGAGAGTGATGGTGGGTGTTTTATTTGCGGAAAGTATACTTATAATATTGCGTCTAGGCAAGTGGAGGAAGTCGGAAAATCTATGAGCAAATATCTATACCTCGAAACGTATTTGGATAGCTTGGTTTGCTCTAAAGAGTACGGACAATGGCTTAACTCCCTTGTGGGAGGTGGAGTCTGGATGTTTTCGTAG
- the LOC141586545 gene encoding F-box/kelch-repeat protein At3g23880-like, whose amino-acid sequence MERRKNPQNSSSNNNHLIQISEFNYLPPEIWTQILENLPAKTLLKFRCVCKSWCSIIDNPDFIHIHLQISQISNFGVNNRSLVALNSLGYLGNREIGYLLTHRHPETLRKTGLIFRNSDLYSYRMIGSCNGLILVSRIESPRSMQKKLRLWNPCIRKSLVIPDSPFSPSLHANAVYLFGYASVSKDYKVVALAKEKGVGQRTRKMYVTVYTLRDQRWTARHDWLNVGIPNAIEMSRPSYCLSAAVSLKGVAYWLGKVDKNRNELSHICSFDFNKEEISFVELPSSWDKRGSCRFLFLLGKSLAIFRISKVASSIWVLDQDNKNGPWTQRFSGKSSQDGYELFRFFYLNQKLFFCESDGGYFIRGNKSYNIASCEVQEYKGFKGFSLQLELYSESLVLSKGYGACDLRVFP is encoded by the coding sequence ATGGAGAGAAGAAAGAATCCTCAAAATTCATCGAGCAATAACAATCATTTGATCCAGATTTCAGAATTCAACTATTTACCACCCGAAATTTGGACTCAGATTTTGGAAAATTTGCCGGCGAAAACTCTATTAAAATTCAGGTGCGTATGTAAATCTTGGTGCTCTATTATTGATAATCCCGATTTTATTCACATTCATCTTCAAATTTCCCAAATTTCTAATTTTGGGGTTAACAATAGATCGTTAGTAGCCCTCAACAGTTTGGGTTACCTTGGAAATCGTGAGATAGGGTATTTGTTGACACATCGTCATCCCGAAACGCTTCGAAAAACTGGTCTCATTTTCAGGAATTCTGATTTGTATTCGTACCGTATGATCGGTAGTTGTAATGGGTTGATCCTTGTTAGTAGAATTGAAAGCCCTCGTTCTATGCAGAAAAAGTTGAGATTGTGGAACCCTTGTATTCGTAAATCATTGGTAATTCCTGATTCCCCATTTTCCCCGTCTTTGCACGCGAATGCTGTTTATCTGTTTGGTTATGCTTCTGTTAGTAAGGATTATAAAGTCGTTGCGCTTGCAAAGGAAAAGGGTGTGGGTCAACGGACTCGGAAGATGTATGTTACAGTTTATACCCTTCGTGATCAACGATGGACTGCTAGACATGATTGGTTGAATGTCGGTATTCCAAATGCAATTGAGATGTCACGGCCATCTTATTGTTTATCGGCTGCTGTTTCCTTGAAAGGAGTGGCATATTGGCTTGGGAAGGTTGATAAAAATAGGAATGAATTATCTCATATTTGTTCCTTTGACTTTAATAAGGAAGAAATATCCTTTGTGGAACTGCCATCTAGTTGGGACAAAAGAGGCTCATGTAGGTTTCTGTTTCTTCTTGGGAAATCACTAGCAATTTTCAGAATTTCTAAGGTTGCTTCCAGCATATGGGTGCTAGATCAAGACAACAAAAACGGACCATGGACTCAAAGGTTCTCGGGGAAATCAAGTCAGGATGGTTATGAACTATTCAGATTTTTTTATTTAAACCAAAAGCTTTTCTTCTGTGAGAGTGATGGTGGCTATTTTATTCGTGGAAATAAGTCGTATAATATTGCCAGTTGTGAAGTGCAGGAGTACAAAGGTTTTAAGGGCTTCAGTTTGCAACTAGAATTGTATTCTGAGAGCTTGGTGTTGTCTAAAGGATACGGAGCATGCGATTTGAGGGTTTTCCCATGA